CCCGGCCACTTTCGCGGCGTCGCGACGATTGTCTCGAAGCTCTTCCATATCGTCCAACCCGACACCGCCTTCTTCGGCCAGAAGGACGCCGCGCAGGTCGCCGTGCTGCGCGCCATGGTCCGCGATCTCGATATGCCGGTAAGCCTCGTTGCCTGTCCCACCGTCCGCGACGCCGACGGCCTCGCCCTCAGCTCGCGCAACCGCTATCTCACTGAAGACCAGCGTCAGCGCGCTCTCACGCTCGCGCAGGCGCTCCAATCCGTCGAGGCGCTCGTAGCGGACGGAGAGGTCCACGCCAACGCCCTTCGCGCCGCCATGCATGCCACCCTCACCAGCACGCCGGGCGTCCGTCTCGACTACGCCGAGGTCGTCGATCCGAACACGCTCGAACCGCTCGAGACCATCACCGGGCAGGCCCTGATCGCCATCGCCGCGTGGGTCGGCGAGACACGCCTCATCGACAACACCACCGTCACCGCCCCGGCCTTGAGCCACGTACCGACGCTCGAAGAGGCGCATCATGCCTGACAAGAACGGCATCGGGCCTGACAAGGTCACCGTCGGCGTCTGCGGTGGCATCGCCGCCTACAAAGCCGCCGAACTCGTCCGCGCGCTGCAGGGCAAAGGTCTCGACGTCCACGTCGTCATGACGCGCTCGGCCGAGCAGTTCATCACGCATCTCACCTTCGCCTCGCTTACCGGCCACAAGGTCCACACCAGCCTCTGGGAGAACCCGGCCAACCCGGCCACGGGCGATGACGGTGCCGTCAGATCTGTGGGATTTATAGAGCACATCGCCGAGGCGCAGTCCACGAAGGTCCTCGTCGTCGCCCCCGCAACGGCGAACGCTCTCGCCCGCTTCGCCAACGGCCTCGCCGACGACTTCCTCTCGACCCTCTATCTCGCCACCACCGCCCCGGTGATCGTCGCCCCCGCGATGAACGTCAACATGTGGAACCACCCCGCGACCCGGGCAAACGTCGCGAAACTCCGCGAACGTGGCGTTCAGGTCATCGAGCCGGACGCTGGGTACCTTGCTTGCGGCATGGTCGGCAGCGGTCGCCTCGCCGACATCGCTACGATCGCCGACGCAGTCGTCACCACCCTCAAACAGTCCTTCGCCGTACGCGACCTCGCCGGAGAGACCATCCTCATCACCGCCGGCGGCACACGCGAGCCGATCGATCCCGTCCGCTTCCTGGGCAACCGCTCCAGCGGCAAGATGGGCTACGCCCTCGCCGAAGCCGCCGCCCAGCGTGGAGCCCGCGTGCTCCTCGTCAGCGCCCCGACGGCTCTCGCAGTGCCTCCAGGCTGCGAGTTCGTCCCCATCATCGAAGCCGCAGAGATGCAGCAGGCTGTGCTCGCTCATCTTCCCGAAGCCACGATGGTGATCGCAGCCGCAGCGGTTGCAGACTTCCGGCCGAGCCACGTAGCAGCGCAGAAGATCAAGCGCAAAGGCCCGATCACCCTCACCCTCGAACCCACCGAAGACATCGTCCGCGCCGCCGTCGCCCAGCGTGCGCCCGGCACCTTCGTCATCGCCTTTGCCGCCGAAACCGAGGACGCCCTGCACAACGCCCGGGCCAAGCTTCTCCGCAAAGGCGTCGACGCTATCGTCGTCAACGACGTCTCCCTGCCCGGCCTCGGCTTCGATTCCGACCGAAATGCCGCCATCTTCCTCACCGAGAGCTCGGCCGTCGACCTTCCCGAATCGCCAAAACAAGTTCTCGCACACCGAATCCTGGACGAAGCCGTCCAACAGAAACGTGAACAGAAAGCTGTAAGATGGCAAACATTGGCCTGCGGCCCGAAAGACTGAGCAGCCCCCAACGCGAGGCACTTTTGATGAGCCGGACCCGTCGTACCTGTCGATTGTTGGCCCTGACCGCCGCCCTGTCTCTCGCCGCGCGCCTCCCCGGCATCGCCCAGAAGACCGTCTATGAGACAACGCCCCCCCAGCGCAGCGCAACGGTAACGGTTCTTGCCCTCAGCACGGCAGTCCACCAGGGCTTCGCCGGGAATCAGGACACCTTCCTCGCCGACATCGCGTTCAAGGAT
This genomic window from Granulicella sibirica contains:
- the coaBC gene encoding bifunctional phosphopantothenoylcysteine decarboxylase/phosphopantothenate--cysteine ligase CoaBC, whose amino-acid sequence is MPDKNGIGPDKVTVGVCGGIAAYKAAELVRALQGKGLDVHVVMTRSAEQFITHLTFASLTGHKVHTSLWENPANPATGDDGAVRSVGFIEHIAEAQSTKVLVVAPATANALARFANGLADDFLSTLYLATTAPVIVAPAMNVNMWNHPATRANVAKLRERGVQVIEPDAGYLACGMVGSGRLADIATIADAVVTTLKQSFAVRDLAGETILITAGGTREPIDPVRFLGNRSSGKMGYALAEAAAQRGARVLLVSAPTALAVPPGCEFVPIIEAAEMQQAVLAHLPEATMVIAAAAVADFRPSHVAAQKIKRKGPITLTLEPTEDIVRAAVAQRAPGTFVIAFAAETEDALHNARAKLLRKGVDAIVVNDVSLPGLGFDSDRNAAIFLTESSAVDLPESPKQVLAHRILDEAVQQKREQKAVRWQTLACGPKD